Proteins co-encoded in one Papaver somniferum cultivar HN1 chromosome 5, ASM357369v1, whole genome shotgun sequence genomic window:
- the LOC113282044 gene encoding senescence-associated protein AAF, chlorolplastic-like isoform X1 has translation MSLMALTTSKISAGPMVANRANGSEQCGIISSFSKSTQHNGLYSNFHRIEFRRPGCGYLLSAKLMLSSEVLWRISVKPCTYAVNRENSFVCHSRGTRNAEAKECVRNADDCTDTVSYRAQIGDEENTSIYPTQGLGGIGKFVDNDAKFVNERARNDLVLLSRGLMRLNDRACQDVAVLGLGVLKLDARAREDTEKIDNSVKAKAERLHHITTILKEIAESKLLSVANKHWNDGALEADLRRADFLAKRRAMEDAYTALEFVKNIHDMMVTKMYKLPIRRNSDSSSANDIRSVMLEKNGKTADFFPGEISSSSINSIKEVYLSMASALSEADGIDYTDPEELELLVSALIDLDAMDGKSSVSLLAECSSSPDDSTRQALANALSAAPSMWTLGNAGMGALQRLAEDENPAIAAAASRTIDELKKQWEIEEGDSLRFMMNDKPWKDTEEIDLKDDEEEDDTDVKKD, from the exons ATGAGCTTAATGGCACTCACTACAAGCAAGATTTCAGCTGGTCCAATGGTTGCTAATAGAGCAAATGGCAGTGAACAGTGTGGGATCATTAGTTCCTTTTCCAAGTCCACACAACATAATGGATTGTATTCAAACTTCCATAGAATTGAATTCCGGAGACCTGGATGTGGATATCTGTTATCCGCCAAGCTCATGTTGTCTTCCGAGGTTTTGTGGCGCATTTCTGTTAAGCCATGTACTTATGCTGTAAATCGGGAAAATTCTTTTGTATGCCATTCAAGAGGAACACGAAATGCAGAAGCTAAAGAATGTGTTAGGAACGCTGATGATTGCACTGATACAGTGAG TTACAGAGCTCAAATTGGAGATGAGGAAAACACTTCTATTTACCCAACTCAGGGCTTAGGTGGCATTGGTAAATTTGTTGACAATGATGCGAAGTTTGTAAATGAAAGAGCACGTAATGACCTTGTCTTGCTTTCACG TGGCCTAATGAGGTTGAATGACCGTGCATGCCAAGATGTTGCAGTTCTTGGACTGGGTGTTCTTAAGCTTGATG CTCGCGCAAGAGAGGATACTGAGAAGATCGACAACAGTGTGAAGGCAAAGGCTGAGCGCTTACATCATATAACAACA ATTCTAAAAGAGATAGCTGAATCCAAATTGTTGAGTGTTGCTAACAAGCATTGGAATGATGGGGCGTTAGAG GCTGATTTGAGGCGTGCTGACTTCTTGGCTAAAAGACGTGCCATGGAAGATGCCTATACGGCTTTGGAG TTTGTGAAGAACATCCATGACATGATGGTTACTAAGATGTACAAACT ACCTATACGTAGgaattcagattcttcatcagctaATGACATCAGAAGTGTAATGCTTGAAAAGAATGGGAAGACTGCTGATTTTTTTCCTGGGGAAATTTCGTCCAGCAGCATAAACTCCATTAAG GAAGTTTATTTGAGTATGGCGTCTGCTCTATCTGAAGCTGATGGAATTGACTACACTGACCCTGAGGAG CTTGAATTATTAGTTTCAGCTCTTATAGATCTGGATGCAATGGATGGTAAAAGTAGTGTCTCTTTATTGGCGGAGTGCTCAAGCTCTCCTGATGATAGCACAAG ACAAGCACTTGCCAATGCACTGTCAGCAGCTCCATCAATGTGGACTCTTGGGAATGCCGGTATGGGTGCATTACAG AGATTGGCAGAAGACGAAAACCCAGCTATTGCTGCAGCTGCATCAAGAACCATAGATGAACTAAAGAAACAATGGGAAATTGAAGAGGGAGATAGTTTGAGATTCATGATGAACGACAAGCCATGGAAGGATACAGAAGAAATTGATCTCAAAGACGATGAGGAAGAAGACGACACAGATGTCAAGAAAGATTGA
- the LOC113282045 gene encoding probable NAD(P)H dehydrogenase subunit CRR3, chloroplastic: MASLRCSSSVITNSIFSTLRNSNNNNVTKRSPGSSVTTQSKTRQQGLKRIKQQPSKAEVEKAIGAGMYRNRDSEDSGEKTLFDKILTNPFGEEEGPVEQKLRETGEWILDTTEGPTRSAGKDIFVILCTWVLPVWVLCLLVACGFVKLPFDVPFLDDLIM; this comes from the exons ATGGCTAGCCTAAGATGTTCTTCTTCTGTAATCACCAACTCCATTTTCTCAACTCTAcgtaacagcaacaacaacaatgtcaCCAAAAGGTCACCTGGTTCTTCTGTTACAACGCAAAGCAAGACAAGACAACAAGGTCTGAAGAGGATAAAACAACAGCCGTCTAAAGCAGAAGTCGAAAAGGCTATCGGTGCCGGCATGTACCGCAACAGAGATTCAGA AGACTCTGGAGAAAAAACTCTATTTGATAAAATTCTGACAAACCCatttggagaagaagaaggacCTGTTGAGCAGAAACTTCGAGAAACCGGTGAATGGATCCTCGACACTACAGAAGGGCCAACTCGTTCAGCTG GTAAAGACATTTTTGTGATACTATGCACATGGGTGCTGCCTGTCTGGGTTTTGTGCCTCTTGGTTGCTTGCGGCTTTGTGAAGTTGCCATTTGATGTCCCATTTCTTGATGACTTGATAATgtaa
- the LOC113282044 gene encoding senescence-associated protein AAF, chlorolplastic-like isoform X2 codes for MSLMALTTSKISAGPMVANRANGSEQCGIISSFSKSTQHNGLYSNFHRIEFRRPGCGYLLSAKLMLSSEVLWRISVKPCTYAVNRENSFVCHSRGTRNAEAKECVRNADDCTDTVRAQIGDEENTSIYPTQGLGGIGKFVDNDAKFVNERARNDLVLLSRGLMRLNDRACQDVAVLGLGVLKLDARAREDTEKIDNSVKAKAERLHHITTILKEIAESKLLSVANKHWNDGALEADLRRADFLAKRRAMEDAYTALEFVKNIHDMMVTKMYKLPIRRNSDSSSANDIRSVMLEKNGKTADFFPGEISSSSINSIKEVYLSMASALSEADGIDYTDPEELELLVSALIDLDAMDGKSSVSLLAECSSSPDDSTRQALANALSAAPSMWTLGNAGMGALQRLAEDENPAIAAAASRTIDELKKQWEIEEGDSLRFMMNDKPWKDTEEIDLKDDEEEDDTDVKKD; via the exons ATGAGCTTAATGGCACTCACTACAAGCAAGATTTCAGCTGGTCCAATGGTTGCTAATAGAGCAAATGGCAGTGAACAGTGTGGGATCATTAGTTCCTTTTCCAAGTCCACACAACATAATGGATTGTATTCAAACTTCCATAGAATTGAATTCCGGAGACCTGGATGTGGATATCTGTTATCCGCCAAGCTCATGTTGTCTTCCGAGGTTTTGTGGCGCATTTCTGTTAAGCCATGTACTTATGCTGTAAATCGGGAAAATTCTTTTGTATGCCATTCAAGAGGAACACGAAATGCAGAAGCTAAAGAATGTGTTAGGAACGCTGATGATTGCACTGATACAGTGAG AGCTCAAATTGGAGATGAGGAAAACACTTCTATTTACCCAACTCAGGGCTTAGGTGGCATTGGTAAATTTGTTGACAATGATGCGAAGTTTGTAAATGAAAGAGCACGTAATGACCTTGTCTTGCTTTCACG TGGCCTAATGAGGTTGAATGACCGTGCATGCCAAGATGTTGCAGTTCTTGGACTGGGTGTTCTTAAGCTTGATG CTCGCGCAAGAGAGGATACTGAGAAGATCGACAACAGTGTGAAGGCAAAGGCTGAGCGCTTACATCATATAACAACA ATTCTAAAAGAGATAGCTGAATCCAAATTGTTGAGTGTTGCTAACAAGCATTGGAATGATGGGGCGTTAGAG GCTGATTTGAGGCGTGCTGACTTCTTGGCTAAAAGACGTGCCATGGAAGATGCCTATACGGCTTTGGAG TTTGTGAAGAACATCCATGACATGATGGTTACTAAGATGTACAAACT ACCTATACGTAGgaattcagattcttcatcagctaATGACATCAGAAGTGTAATGCTTGAAAAGAATGGGAAGACTGCTGATTTTTTTCCTGGGGAAATTTCGTCCAGCAGCATAAACTCCATTAAG GAAGTTTATTTGAGTATGGCGTCTGCTCTATCTGAAGCTGATGGAATTGACTACACTGACCCTGAGGAG CTTGAATTATTAGTTTCAGCTCTTATAGATCTGGATGCAATGGATGGTAAAAGTAGTGTCTCTTTATTGGCGGAGTGCTCAAGCTCTCCTGATGATAGCACAAG ACAAGCACTTGCCAATGCACTGTCAGCAGCTCCATCAATGTGGACTCTTGGGAATGCCGGTATGGGTGCATTACAG AGATTGGCAGAAGACGAAAACCCAGCTATTGCTGCAGCTGCATCAAGAACCATAGATGAACTAAAGAAACAATGGGAAATTGAAGAGGGAGATAGTTTGAGATTCATGATGAACGACAAGCCATGGAAGGATACAGAAGAAATTGATCTCAAAGACGATGAGGAAGAAGACGACACAGATGTCAAGAAAGATTGA
- the LOC113282043 gene encoding putative clathrin assembly protein At2g01600, whose product MATLQSLRKAYGALKDSTTVGLAKVNSEFKDVDVAIVKATNHVECPPKERHLRKILANTSVVRPRADVAYCIHALSRRLAKTHNWTVALKTLIVIHRMLREGDPTFREELLNYSQRGRILQLSNFKDDSSPIAWDCSAWVRTYALFLEERLECFRVLKYDIEAERLPRPVQGQDKGYSRTRDLDSEELLEQLPALQQLLYRLIGCRPEGAAVVNYVIQYALALVLKESFKIYCAINDGIINLVDKFFEMPRHEAVKALDIYRRAGQQAGGLSDFYEICKGLELARNFQFPALKEPPQSFLATMEEYIREAPRMVTVREPLEMPERLLLTYKPEEGPSTSDDIEPSFEEPNQLPPDVESASDMDAPPPQANNHLDDGDLLGLNSTHPNASAIEESNALALAIVSSDSSAPAPAPPNAFDPSGWELALVTTPGTDISSANNRQLGGGLDTLTLNSLFDEGAYRASQQPVYGAPAPNPFETMQDPFAVSNNIAPSPAVQMAGMNQQQMNPFGQYPPQQPTTAYQGHQDLIMGPSNPNLNMNASNPFGDMGFGPFPANQNPSHSHNNPFGATGLL is encoded by the exons ATGGCGACTTTACAGTCATTGAGAAAAGCATATGGTGCTCTCAAAGACTCTACTACTGTCGGTTTAGCCAAAGTTAATAGCGAATTCAAG GATGTTGATGTCGCAATTGTTAAAGCAACGAATCATGTTGAATGTCCACCAAAGGAAAGACATCTTAgaa AAATCTTGGCTAATACTTCTGTGGTTCGTCCACGAGCGGATGTTGCTTATTGTATACATGCTTTATCTAGGAGATTGGCAAAGACTCATAACTGGACG GTGGCATTGAAAACACTTATAGTTATCCATAGAATGTTACGAGAGGGAGATCCTACTTTCAGGGAAGAGCTCTTGAACTACTCTCAGAGAGGGCGTATTTTACAACTATCCAACTTCAAGGATGACTCAAGTCCTATTG cttGGGATTGCTCTGCATGGGTTCGTACATATGCACTTTTCCTGGAGGAAAGACTagaatgctttagggttttgaagtaTGATATTGAAGCTGAACGTTTACCAAGGCCTGTCCAAGGTCAGGATAAG GGGTACAGCAGGACTAGGGATTTGGACAGTGAAGAATTGTTGGAGCAGTTGCCTGCCTTGCAGCAGCTGCTGTATCGTCTTATTGGATGTCGG CCAGAAGGGGCGGCGGTTGTCAATTATGTGATACAATATGCTCTTGCTCTG GTACTAAAGGAGAGCTTTAAAATTTATTGTGCCATCAATGATGGCATTATAAATCTTGTTGATAAG TTTTTTGAGATGCCAAggcatgaagccgtgaaagccCTCGATATCTACAGACGAGCTGGACAACAG GCTGGGGGACTTTCTGATTTTTATGAGATTTGCAAAGGATTAGAACTTGCCAGGAATTTCCAGTTTCCAGCCTTGAAAGAG CCACCCCAGTCTTTTCTTGCAACAATGGAAGAGTACATAAGAGAGGCACCGAGGATGGTTACTGTTAGGGAGCCATTG GAAATGCCTGAGAGGCTCCTCTTGACATACAAACCGGAAGAAGGTCCCTCTACTTCAGATGATATAGAACCATCTTTTGAGGAACCAAATCAACTGCCGCCTGATGTGGAATCTGCATCTGACATGGACGCTCCTCCTCCTCAGGCTAACAATCACCTGGATGACGGTGATCTGCTG GGGTTAAATTCTACACATCCGAATGCATCTGCAATTGAGGAAAGCAATGCATTGGCTCTTGCCATAGTTTCATCTG ATAGCTCTGCTCCTGCTCCTGCTCCACCAAACGCATTTGATCCTTCTGGATGGGAGCTTGCTCTGGTTACCACTCCTGGAACTGACATTTCTTCTGCCAACAATAGACAATTG GGTGGTGGACTGGACACACTGACTCTGAATAGTTTATTCGACGAAGGAGCCTACAGAGCATCACAGCAGCCTGTTTATGGAGCGCCTGCCCCGAATCCGTTTGAGACTATGCAAGATCCTTTTGCAGTATCAAACAATATTGCACCTTCTCCAGCAGTTCAAATGGCAGGAATGAACCAGCAGCAGATGAATCCCTTTGGTCAGTATCCACCACAACAGCCAACAACAGCTTATCAAGGACACCAGGATCTAATCATGGGGCCTTCAAATCCAAACTTAAATATGAATGCATCAAATCCATTTGGTGACATGGGATTTGGGCCTTTCCCTGCGAACCAGAACCCTTCTCATTCTCACAACAATCCTTTCGGAGCCACCGGTCTCCTGTAA